The following are from one region of the Rosistilla carotiformis genome:
- a CDS encoding DUF1553 domain-containing protein: MQRIALLLTAALAFAPAAFAQTTLRILPEKIELTGQEASQRFLVQQVVDGRVAGQITGGVDLKPKTDGIVRVADGRVIAVGEGQTELIATDAAGNTATAMVIVRLADVPQTIRFASDVQAVLAKAACNSGACHGALAGKGGFRLSLLGYDSHGDYFNISQQLRGRRVELADPARSLIVAKPSGMIPHKGGVRLPKESADYKLLLDWISAGAPGPADEDPTLAKIEVLPKAVRLAKGDSQQLVVRAHYSNGRIKDVTQWVRWSSTNDAAARVDDQGLVTVTGPGVGAITAWFASQIVNANVTVPYAQEVSDAQFAKLQPRNFIDREVLKQLKQLNIPPSDRAGESEFLRRAYLDTIGRLPSIDETQSYLADDSPDKRDQLIEQLLVQPEFVDYWSYRWSDILLVNGSKLRPKAVESFYQWIRSHVEAGTPWDVFVREILTSRGSSFENGATNFFANHQTPEEMTENASQAFLGLSIACAKCHNHPLEKWTNDQYYAMANLFARVRAKGWGGDSRNGDGNRTLVVLDRGDLIQPLTGKPQPPAPLDAPPMEIDDPADRREYLADWLTSPENPYFARSITNRVWANFFGVGLVESVDDMRVSNPASNEALLAAASQHLIDSGFDLKSLMRTILQSETYQRSSQSLPENAAEKRFYSHYYPRRLMAEVLLDAISDVTDAPTEFTQISFPGADMQKTDLYPKGTRALQLYDSAVASYFLQTFGRNTRDITCECERSDEPSVVQVLHLSNGDTINQKLAAKENRLSRWIADGLDDGTIIDQVFLAALSRQPTDQEREALLASLQGEEDRRQALEDLVWGVLSSSEFLLAH; this comes from the coding sequence ATGCAACGTATCGCTCTTCTGCTGACCGCCGCACTTGCGTTCGCGCCGGCTGCTTTCGCCCAAACCACGCTTCGCATTCTGCCTGAAAAGATCGAACTGACCGGGCAGGAGGCATCGCAGCGTTTTCTGGTCCAACAGGTTGTCGACGGTCGCGTCGCGGGGCAGATCACCGGCGGAGTCGACCTGAAACCGAAGACCGATGGGATCGTCCGCGTCGCCGATGGGCGAGTCATCGCGGTGGGGGAAGGGCAGACCGAATTGATCGCGACCGATGCGGCGGGCAACACGGCAACGGCGATGGTGATCGTTCGCTTGGCCGACGTTCCGCAAACGATTCGGTTCGCCAGCGATGTCCAAGCCGTGTTGGCCAAAGCGGCGTGCAACAGCGGCGCGTGCCATGGCGCATTGGCGGGCAAAGGTGGTTTTCGGTTGTCGTTGTTGGGGTATGACAGCCATGGCGACTACTTCAATATCTCGCAGCAGTTGCGCGGACGTCGGGTCGAGCTAGCTGATCCCGCCCGCAGCCTGATCGTTGCCAAGCCGAGCGGGATGATCCCGCACAAGGGAGGCGTCCGGTTGCCGAAGGAGTCCGCTGATTACAAGCTGCTGCTGGATTGGATTTCTGCCGGTGCGCCGGGGCCCGCCGACGAAGATCCGACGCTTGCGAAGATCGAAGTCCTGCCCAAAGCGGTTCGGTTGGCAAAGGGAGACTCGCAGCAATTGGTTGTCCGTGCGCACTACAGCAACGGTCGAATCAAAGACGTCACGCAGTGGGTTCGATGGTCGAGCACCAACGACGCGGCGGCACGCGTCGACGACCAAGGATTGGTAACGGTCACGGGTCCGGGCGTGGGAGCGATCACCGCTTGGTTTGCCAGTCAGATCGTGAACGCCAACGTGACCGTTCCGTATGCTCAAGAGGTGAGCGACGCGCAGTTTGCAAAGCTGCAGCCGCGGAACTTCATCGATCGCGAGGTGCTGAAACAGTTGAAGCAGTTGAACATTCCGCCCAGCGATCGGGCGGGGGAGAGCGAATTTCTGCGTCGCGCTTATTTGGACACGATCGGACGGCTGCCGTCGATCGACGAGACCCAGTCGTATCTGGCGGATGATTCGCCCGACAAGCGGGATCAATTGATCGAGCAGTTGTTGGTGCAGCCCGAATTCGTCGACTACTGGAGCTACCGTTGGTCGGACATCCTGTTGGTCAACGGATCGAAATTGCGGCCCAAGGCGGTCGAGTCGTTTTACCAATGGATCCGCAGCCATGTCGAAGCGGGAACGCCTTGGGATGTGTTTGTCCGCGAGATCCTGACCTCTCGCGGGTCGTCGTTCGAAAACGGAGCGACCAACTTTTTTGCCAATCATCAGACGCCCGAAGAGATGACCGAAAACGCTAGCCAGGCGTTCCTCGGTTTGTCGATCGCGTGCGCCAAGTGCCACAATCACCCGTTGGAAAAGTGGACCAACGATCAATATTATGCGATGGCGAACCTGTTCGCTCGCGTGCGTGCCAAAGGCTGGGGCGGAGACAGTCGCAACGGCGACGGCAATCGGACGCTGGTCGTGCTGGATCGAGGCGATCTGATCCAACCATTGACCGGCAAACCACAACCGCCGGCGCCGTTGGATGCACCTCCGATGGAGATCGATGATCCGGCCGACCGCCGCGAATACCTAGCCGATTGGCTGACCTCGCCCGAAAACCCCTACTTCGCCCGTTCGATCACCAACCGCGTCTGGGCCAACTTCTTCGGTGTCGGACTGGTGGAATCGGTCGACGACATGCGTGTCAGCAACCCCGCGTCGAACGAAGCTTTGTTGGCCGCGGCGTCGCAACATTTGATCGACAGCGGATTCGATTTGAAGTCGCTGATGCGAACGATTCTGCAATCGGAGACCTATCAGCGGAGCAGTCAATCGCTGCCGGAAAACGCTGCGGAAAAGCGGTTCTACTCGCACTATTACCCGCGGCGTTTGATGGCGGAGGTATTGTTGGATGCGATCTCCGACGTGACCGATGCGCCGACCGAGTTCACGCAGATCTCGTTCCCCGGTGCCGACATGCAGAAGACCGATCTGTATCCCAAGGGGACGCGGGCGCTGCAGTTATATGATTCTGCGGTCGCCAGTTACTTTCTGCAAACGTTTGGTCGCAACACCCGCGACATCACGTGTGAATGCGAGCGCAGCGACGAACCGAGCGTGGTCCAGGTGTTGCATCTGAGCAATGGTGACACGATCAACCAGAAACTGGCCGCCAAAGAGAATCGACTGTCGCGTTGGATCGCCGACGGGCTGGACGATGGCACGATCATCGATCAAGTCTTTCTAGCCGCCTTGTCGCGGCAACCGACCGACCAGGAGCGCGAAGCGTTGCTCGCATCGCTGCAAGGAGAAGAGGACCGACGCCAAGCTTTGGAAGATCTCGTCTGGGGTGTGCTCAGCAGCAGCGAATTTCTGTTGGCGCATTAA
- a CDS encoding DUF1501 domain-containing protein, which produces MLDLIGRGKAQTCNGTTRRDFLQVGTLGMLGLGLPSYVAAREAGKVDPAKEDHSCIMIFNLGAPSQLDTFDMKPDAPAEVRGPFKPISTASGEFQISEILPQHAKIADKFSLVRSCFHRGAAVHDAGWQMMQTGRLFTGGVNYPHAGAVVDYLRGRRSDLPAHVVLPETMGRGGGNLPNGQAGGFLGKRYDPFALMADPSQPNFQVPDLLPPDSIGQARIDRRRKMREIVEQTMTNFESSETAQLLDGSFESAYRMMTSPEARNAFDLAKEPMKVRERYGMNRFGQCCLLARRLIEGGVRFVTINTFLTVFNEITWDIHGSKPFTSIEGMRDIVAPMYDQGYSALIEDLADRGMIDSTLVACLAEFGRTPKVNPAGGRDHWPQCFTTYFAGGGVQGGRAIGASDPNGAVPAERPAAADEVVATIFHSLGLDLDTELPGPAGRPFPLVNFGAREIHELFS; this is translated from the coding sequence ATGTTAGATCTGATTGGACGCGGCAAAGCCCAGACATGCAACGGAACAACTCGGCGAGATTTTCTGCAGGTCGGCACCCTCGGGATGTTGGGCTTGGGATTGCCCAGCTACGTCGCGGCTCGCGAGGCGGGGAAGGTCGACCCCGCCAAAGAAGATCACAGCTGCATCATGATCTTCAACCTCGGTGCGCCCAGCCAATTGGACACCTTCGATATGAAGCCCGATGCGCCGGCGGAGGTTCGCGGTCCGTTTAAGCCGATCTCGACGGCCAGCGGCGAGTTTCAGATCTCCGAGATCTTGCCGCAGCACGCCAAGATCGCCGACAAGTTTTCGCTAGTGCGATCCTGTTTCCATCGCGGCGCGGCGGTGCACGATGCCGGTTGGCAGATGATGCAGACTGGGCGATTGTTCACCGGCGGCGTGAACTACCCGCACGCCGGCGCCGTCGTCGACTATCTTCGCGGTCGTCGGAGCGATCTGCCGGCTCACGTCGTGCTGCCCGAAACGATGGGCCGCGGCGGTGGGAATCTGCCCAACGGCCAAGCGGGCGGATTTCTTGGCAAACGCTACGATCCGTTTGCGTTGATGGCCGATCCGTCGCAGCCGAACTTCCAGGTTCCCGATTTGTTGCCTCCCGATTCGATCGGCCAAGCTCGGATCGATCGCCGTCGCAAGATGCGTGAGATCGTCGAACAGACGATGACAAATTTCGAATCGAGCGAGACGGCTCAGTTGTTGGACGGCAGCTTTGAATCGGCGTACCGGATGATGACCAGTCCCGAAGCTCGCAACGCATTCGATCTCGCGAAAGAGCCGATGAAGGTTCGCGAGCGGTACGGCATGAATCGCTTTGGCCAGTGCTGTCTGTTGGCGCGGCGATTGATCGAAGGGGGCGTGCGGTTTGTCACGATCAACACCTTCCTGACCGTCTTCAACGAGATCACTTGGGATATTCACGGCAGCAAACCGTTCACGAGCATCGAAGGGATGCGCGACATCGTCGCCCCGATGTACGATCAAGGTTATTCCGCGTTGATCGAAGATCTGGCCGACCGTGGGATGATCGATTCGACCCTTGTCGCGTGCCTCGCTGAATTTGGACGGACACCGAAAGTGAATCCGGCCGGCGGCCGCGATCACTGGCCGCAGTGCTTCACCACCTATTTCGCCGGTGGCGGCGTCCAAGGGGGCCGCGCGATCGGGGCCAGCGATCCCAATGGTGCGGTGCCAGCGGAGCGTCCCGCGGCGGCTGACGAAGTGGTGGCGACGATCTTTCACAGCCTGGGATTGGATTTGGATACCGAACTGCCCGGCCCGGCGGGACGGCCTTTCCCGCTGGTGAATTTTGGGGCCCGAGAAATTCACGAACTGTTTTCATGA
- the uvrA gene encoding excinuclease ABC subunit UvrA, with protein MNQRSIRLRGVRVHNLRDVDVDVPHHQLVVFCGVSGSGKTSLALDTLYAEGQRRYIESFSAYTRQFLQRLDRPDCESIEGLPPAIAVTRGGASRSNRSTIGTATETADYLRLLYAKVADLTCLNCGQPVRSDDPQSAANQLAATEPAARAMLGFPLLLESKLHAVDELSYLQQQGFLRLIVGDRSFNLGDESRGELAEAIGDGAEAIVIVDRLKTSDAAGRLTESMETAFAEGAGQAVALIESAEGETVIDGKSWQAMKWSRQRKCETCQITYPDPEPRLFNFNNPLGACPACEGFGDIVDVDMDLVVPDRSKTLREGAIQPWNTPSYQHELEELLALADDYDLPVDVPFSRLTKKQRRLIDEGVPEREFGGLNGFFAWLERKKYKMHIRVFLSRWRSYRRCTTCNGQRLKDEVLAYRVGGKNIAEVCAMEVDAIARFFADVKLADREAEIADDVLHQVRNRLGYLQSVGLGYLQLDRTLRTLSGGEAQRVALTSALGSSLVNMLYVLDEPTAGLHPADVPSLIESIVRLRDRGNTVAVVEHNEAVFAAADRLIEVGPGAGASGGEIVFEGTADEMVQTQGSLTGDYLSGRRGMLSLQRDRLQPRGWLKLTGASGNNLQSIDVDFPLGVLCVVTGVSGSGKSSLVHDTLYGAICRRKKKSGATSLPYSDLVGDGQLEDVLLVDQSPISRSPRSNPVTYVKAFDSIRKVFADTLEARTRNFGAGHFSFNSAAGRCEACEGDGMLQIDMQFLADIYMQCPECKGTRYRDEILKIRYRDRNIADVLKMTVRQAVSFFRGYDKVQEKLKRLTDVGLDYLQLGQPANTLSSGEAQRLKLAAFLSAAQRRRTLFLMDEPTTGLHVADIVKLLGCFDALLADGHSLIVVEHNLRLIKASDYIIDMGPGAAGNGGRVVAAGEPEVVKEVAESATGQILKRAIEADLAASEPE; from the coding sequence TTGAATCAACGGAGTATTCGGCTGCGCGGAGTCCGCGTTCACAACTTGCGCGATGTCGACGTCGACGTGCCTCACCATCAGCTGGTCGTGTTTTGTGGTGTCAGCGGCAGCGGCAAGACCAGCTTGGCCCTCGATACGTTGTATGCGGAGGGGCAGCGACGCTACATCGAGAGCTTCTCGGCGTACACGCGTCAGTTCCTGCAGCGGTTGGATCGACCCGATTGCGAATCGATCGAAGGCCTTCCTCCGGCGATCGCCGTCACGCGCGGTGGGGCCTCGCGTTCCAACCGCAGCACGATCGGAACGGCGACTGAAACCGCTGACTACCTGCGGTTGCTGTACGCCAAGGTGGCCGATCTGACTTGTCTGAACTGTGGCCAACCGGTCCGCAGCGACGATCCGCAATCGGCGGCGAACCAGTTGGCAGCGACCGAGCCGGCGGCCCGCGCGATGCTCGGTTTTCCATTGCTGTTGGAATCGAAGCTGCATGCTGTCGATGAGCTCTCCTATCTGCAGCAGCAGGGATTTCTGCGGCTGATCGTCGGCGACCGATCGTTTAATCTAGGCGATGAATCGCGCGGCGAATTGGCCGAAGCGATTGGCGATGGTGCCGAAGCGATCGTGATCGTCGATCGCTTGAAAACGTCGGACGCAGCCGGACGTTTGACCGAATCGATGGAGACGGCGTTTGCCGAAGGGGCTGGCCAAGCGGTGGCGCTGATCGAATCCGCTGAGGGCGAAACGGTAATCGACGGCAAGTCGTGGCAGGCGATGAAGTGGAGTCGCCAGCGGAAGTGCGAAACGTGCCAGATCACCTATCCCGATCCCGAGCCGCGGTTGTTCAATTTCAATAACCCTTTGGGAGCGTGTCCGGCGTGCGAAGGGTTCGGCGATATCGTCGATGTCGATATGGATTTGGTCGTTCCCGATCGGTCCAAGACGCTCCGCGAAGGGGCGATCCAACCGTGGAACACGCCTTCGTATCAGCATGAGTTGGAAGAGTTGTTGGCGTTGGCCGATGATTACGATCTGCCAGTGGACGTTCCCTTTTCGCGGCTGACCAAAAAACAGCGGCGGCTGATCGACGAAGGGGTTCCCGAGCGGGAGTTCGGTGGACTGAACGGCTTCTTTGCCTGGTTGGAACGCAAAAAGTACAAGATGCATATCCGCGTCTTCTTGAGCCGTTGGCGAAGTTACCGCCGGTGCACGACTTGCAACGGACAGCGGCTCAAGGACGAAGTGCTCGCCTATCGCGTCGGCGGCAAGAACATCGCCGAGGTCTGCGCGATGGAAGTCGATGCGATCGCGCGATTCTTCGCCGACGTGAAGCTTGCCGATCGGGAGGCGGAGATCGCGGACGATGTCTTGCACCAGGTCCGCAATCGGCTGGGCTATCTGCAATCGGTCGGCCTCGGCTATCTGCAGCTGGATCGCACGCTGCGAACGCTCTCCGGCGGCGAAGCCCAACGCGTCGCGTTGACCAGCGCACTTGGATCCAGCCTCGTCAACATGCTTTATGTCCTGGATGAACCGACGGCGGGGCTGCATCCGGCCGACGTTCCCAGCTTGATCGAATCGATTGTTCGGCTGCGCGATCGAGGGAACACCGTGGCGGTCGTCGAACATAATGAAGCGGTCTTTGCGGCGGCCGATCGGTTGATCGAAGTCGGCCCGGGGGCGGGAGCCTCCGGCGGCGAGATCGTCTTCGAGGGGACCGCCGACGAGATGGTCCAGACGCAGGGAAGCCTGACGGGCGATTACCTGTCGGGACGCCGAGGGATGTTGTCGCTGCAACGCGATCGGCTGCAGCCGCGCGGGTGGCTGAAACTGACGGGGGCCAGCGGAAACAATCTGCAATCGATCGACGTCGATTTCCCGTTGGGCGTGCTGTGCGTGGTGACGGGCGTGTCGGGGAGCGGCAAGAGTAGTCTGGTTCACGATACGTTGTACGGAGCGATCTGCCGACGCAAGAAGAAGTCGGGCGCAACCAGTCTGCCTTACTCGGATCTGGTGGGCGATGGGCAGCTGGAAGACGTGTTGTTAGTCGATCAATCGCCGATCAGCCGCAGCCCACGCAGCAATCCGGTGACGTACGTCAAAGCGTTCGATTCGATTCGCAAAGTGTTCGCCGATACGTTGGAGGCGCGGACTCGCAATTTTGGCGCCGGCCACTTCAGTTTTAATTCCGCCGCCGGCCGCTGCGAGGCCTGCGAAGGGGACGGGATGCTGCAGATCGACATGCAGTTCCTAGCCGACATCTACATGCAATGTCCCGAGTGCAAAGGGACGCGTTATCGCGACGAGATCTTGAAGATCCGCTACCGCGATCGAAACATCGCCGACGTGTTGAAGATGACGGTTCGCCAAGCGGTCTCGTTCTTCCGCGGCTACGACAAGGTGCAGGAGAAGCTGAAGCGGTTGACCGACGTGGGGCTCGATTATCTGCAGTTGGGCCAGCCGGCCAATACGCTCAGCAGCGGCGAGGCGCAGCGGCTAAAACTGGCGGCCTTCTTAAGTGCCGCTCAGCGACGCCGGACGCTGTTCCTGATGGACGAACCGACCACGGGGCTGCATGTGGCTGACATCGTCAAGCTGTTGGGCTGCTTCGACGCGCTGCTTGCCGACGGGCATTCGTTGATCGTCGTCGAACACAATCTGCGACTGATCAAGGCGTCGGACTATATCATCGATATGGGCCCCGGAGCGGCGGGCAATGGCGGTCGTGTGGTCGCGGCGGGCGAACCCGAGGTGGTGAAAGAGGTGGCGGAATCGGCGACCGGCCAGATTTTGAAGCGAGCGATCGAAGCGGATCTCGCTGCGAGTGAGCCGGAATGA
- a CDS encoding type II toxin-antitoxin system RelE/ParE family toxin, with amino-acid sequence MAKPLRFHPLVADDLVSAGDWYDEISTELGNRFRASVDASFDAVESRSEAYGMVDPPLRAARVNRFPYLILFEITITTIEVLGVFHTASDPDKWRKRKG; translated from the coding sequence ATGGCTAAGCCGCTTCGGTTTCATCCACTCGTCGCGGACGACTTGGTTAGTGCTGGTGATTGGTACGACGAAATTTCCACTGAGCTTGGCAACCGCTTTCGGGCTTCGGTTGATGCAAGTTTTGACGCAGTAGAATCGCGATCGGAAGCATACGGCATGGTCGATCCGCCGTTGCGTGCTGCTCGAGTCAATCGGTTTCCGTATCTAATCCTCTTCGAAATCACCATCACAACCATCGAAGTGCTGGGAGTTTTTCATACAGCGTCCGACCCAGATAAATGGCGAAAACGTAAAGGATAG
- a CDS encoding addiction module protein has protein sequence MTIDLAELRSLPISEKLRIVEALWDDISASEEPIVLQPWQRDEAHRRSQEMKAAPSIAIDRDELWRRVNG, from the coding sequence ATGACCATCGATCTGGCTGAACTTCGGAGTCTTCCCATCTCGGAGAAGCTTCGAATCGTGGAAGCTCTCTGGGACGATATCAGTGCCTCGGAAGAACCGATCGTCTTGCAACCTTGGCAGCGAGACGAAGCGCATCGGCGCAGTCAGGAAATGAAAGCGGCCCCTTCAATCGCCATCGATCGGGATGAACTTTGGCGTCGAGTCAATGGCTAA
- a CDS encoding glutamate ligase domain-containing protein, producing the protein MDVAKRIGSQDVSLRQLFPAARMISTPDMTVRRCSADASDCSPGDVFVAGIDDTPADEAAAEAVAGGAIGIITEQLLPVSVPQCIVADVRQAYAHLVSELAGKPSQQMLSIGVAGIDGKTSTTLMVAAALRKSGLRVAYNCDLGRSDGIIQDVPRRPLSDAQDLTDWYADASDSGCQVAVVELSEAMLRSHAADGTSFDIMILSGDSDHAYLKSAQGGSLFSEAISHVRPKGLVILNESNAVAAQAAESSDLSILTYGTSQEADVIGRIMERHAGETTFLITAGDTTAAVRSRMTGDWMFHHQLAAAATALVMDFPLETVAAGLSAMEKIPGRMQRVASYTGPQIVLDDADCPERVMATINTLRKELPRRGKIWCIAACDHRRTATHAANLGYITERCSDHLVLTSGVSGSDEFLSLVHEMLDGVVDPAKPQLIANREAAIQWTISKATPNDLVVILGGWCPDSPRTIRAAIDADTKLAEQTLERVEAIDDSEPVILPHPALLASM; encoded by the coding sequence ATGGATGTGGCGAAGCGAATCGGTTCCCAAGATGTCAGTTTGCGTCAGCTGTTCCCCGCAGCACGCATGATCTCGACCCCCGACATGACCGTGCGACGGTGTTCGGCCGACGCATCGGATTGCTCTCCCGGCGACGTGTTTGTCGCCGGCATCGACGATACCCCCGCCGACGAAGCTGCGGCTGAAGCGGTTGCCGGCGGTGCGATCGGAATTATCACCGAACAATTGTTGCCCGTGTCGGTCCCGCAGTGCATCGTCGCCGACGTGCGTCAGGCCTACGCTCATCTGGTTTCCGAACTGGCCGGCAAACCCTCCCAACAAATGCTGTCGATCGGCGTCGCCGGAATCGATGGCAAGACCAGCACGACGTTGATGGTCGCCGCGGCGCTCCGGAAGTCGGGGCTGCGAGTTGCTTACAACTGCGACTTGGGACGCAGCGACGGGATCATTCAAGACGTTCCTCGCCGCCCCCTGTCCGACGCGCAAGACCTGACCGACTGGTACGCCGACGCGTCCGATTCGGGATGCCAAGTTGCCGTTGTTGAATTGTCCGAAGCGATGCTTCGCAGCCATGCTGCCGATGGCACTTCGTTCGACATCATGATCTTGTCGGGCGATTCGGATCACGCCTACCTGAAGAGTGCTCAAGGCGGTTCGCTGTTCAGCGAAGCGATCAGCCACGTTCGCCCCAAGGGATTGGTGATCCTTAATGAAAGCAACGCCGTCGCAGCTCAGGCGGCTGAGTCTTCCGACCTTTCGATCCTGACCTACGGCACGTCGCAAGAAGCCGATGTGATCGGACGGATCATGGAACGACACGCGGGCGAAACGACCTTTTTGATCACCGCCGGAGATACCACCGCTGCGGTTCGATCGCGGATGACGGGCGACTGGATGTTCCATCATCAATTGGCTGCCGCCGCAACGGCACTGGTGATGGATTTCCCGCTGGAGACGGTTGCCGCGGGACTGTCGGCGATGGAAAAGATTCCGGGGCGGATGCAACGCGTTGCTTCGTACACCGGTCCGCAGATCGTGTTGGACGATGCCGATTGTCCCGAACGCGTGATGGCGACGATCAACACACTTCGCAAAGAGCTGCCGCGTCGCGGGAAGATCTGGTGCATCGCCGCTTGCGATCATCGTCGGACCGCAACCCACGCGGCCAACTTGGGTTACATCACCGAACGATGCAGCGATCATCTCGTGCTGACCTCGGGCGTTTCGGGCTCCGATGAATTTCTGTCGCTCGTGCACGAGATGCTCGACGGCGTCGTCGACCCCGCGAAGCCTCAGTTGATCGCCAATCGTGAAGCTGCCATTCAGTGGACGATCAGCAAGGCGACACCAAACGATCTGGTCGTGATCTTGGGCGGATGGTGTCCCGATTCGCCGCGAACGATCCGAGCAGCGATCGACGCCGACACGAAACTGGCCGAGCAGACGCTGGAACGCGTCGAAGCGATCGACGATTCGGAGCCAGTCATCCTGCCGCACCCCGCCCTCTTGGCATCGATGTAA
- a CDS encoding PTS sugar transporter subunit IIA, giving the protein MSEENFDVAGLAAYLHLTPDQVNKMAQRGRLPGRRVSGGWIFSEAEVHHWLEQQIGASDLEQLDKVDAVLSRADNIHNDITIASFCSLDVIEVPLQARTKASVIRSMSSLAAGGGMLWDPAAMAEAVKAREELHPTALDCGVALLHPRRPQTSILADSVVALGRTSQPLPFSDTGQLTDVFFLLASYDDRIHLRILSRISRMITDEIFLGQLREAPDAAAARQAILDVEERIDEV; this is encoded by the coding sequence ATGTCCGAAGAAAATTTTGATGTAGCTGGACTGGCCGCTTACCTGCACCTGACGCCCGATCAAGTCAACAAGATGGCACAACGAGGCCGTCTACCGGGACGCCGTGTAAGTGGAGGATGGATCTTTTCCGAAGCCGAGGTCCACCATTGGCTCGAACAACAGATCGGGGCCAGCGATTTGGAACAACTCGATAAGGTCGACGCCGTGTTATCGCGGGCCGACAATATCCATAACGACATCACGATCGCGAGCTTTTGTTCGCTGGACGTGATCGAAGTTCCTTTGCAGGCTCGCACCAAAGCGTCGGTGATTCGTTCGATGTCCTCACTTGCAGCCGGCGGCGGAATGCTTTGGGATCCCGCCGCGATGGCCGAGGCTGTCAAAGCGCGTGAAGAGTTGCATCCGACGGCGCTCGACTGCGGTGTCGCGTTGTTGCACCCGCGGCGACCGCAAACCTCGATCCTGGCCGATTCCGTCGTCGCCTTGGGCCGCACGTCGCAACCGCTTCCCTTCTCCGATACCGGCCAACTGACCGACGTCTTCTTCCTGCTGGCCTCCTACGACGATCGCATTCACCTGCGAATCCTGTCTCGGATCAGCCGAATGATCACCGACGAGATCTTCCTCGGACAATTGCGAGAAGCTCCCGATGCCGCGGCGGCGCGGCAAGCGATCCTGGACGTCGAAGAACGGATCGACGAAGTATGA
- a CDS encoding class I SAM-dependent methyltransferase, translated as MAPRSAAVLLGTGRPAASASAVAEEAMGSYHFGSSCETRPLDAPPPFFKQRTDLLGNNSLQFVKSFLRQPGAVGAIAPSSEQLAQTMVGWFDWESARGVVEYGPGTGVFTKHVVQKLHPDAKFFAIERDPELVAIVQQKLPEVDVVEESVANVVALCQARGIEQVDAIVCGLPWASFPDTLQRECIDAMMQVLRPGGQFATFAYWQGLLLPAGQRFKRRLGDYFSTVEYSPTVWRNLPPAFVYRCTR; from the coding sequence TTGGCGCCGCGAAGCGCTGCGGTTTTGCTAGGAACCGGTAGGCCGGCGGCCTCGGCCAGTGCGGTCGCCGAGGAGGCGATGGGGAGTTATCATTTCGGCAGCAGCTGCGAAACGCGGCCGCTCGACGCCCCACCTCCTTTCTTCAAGCAACGGACCGATCTGTTGGGAAACAATTCGCTGCAATTCGTAAAATCGTTCCTGCGTCAGCCGGGAGCGGTTGGCGCGATCGCCCCCAGTTCCGAACAACTCGCCCAAACCATGGTCGGCTGGTTCGATTGGGAATCGGCTCGCGGCGTCGTCGAATACGGACCGGGAACCGGCGTCTTCACGAAACATGTCGTCCAGAAACTGCATCCCGACGCCAAGTTCTTCGCGATCGAACGCGATCCCGAATTGGTCGCGATCGTCCAACAGAAGCTGCCCGAGGTGGACGTCGTCGAAGAGAGCGTCGCCAACGTTGTCGCGCTGTGCCAAGCTCGCGGCATCGAACAAGTCGACGCGATCGTCTGCGGACTGCCTTGGGCTTCGTTCCCCGATACGCTGCAGCGGGAGTGCATCGACGCGATGATGCAGGTGCTGCGACCGGGTGGCCAATTCGCTACGTTCGCCTACTGGCAAGGCTTGCTGTTGCCCGCCGGCCAACGCTTCAAGCGACGCCTGGGCGATTACTTCTCGACCGTCGAATACAGCCCCACGGTCTGGCGCAACCTGCCTCCTGCGTTTGTTTATCGCTGCACGCGGTAG